The genomic interval CGAGAAGGCCCTGGGCAAGATCGCCGACGAAGCCGCGCAGCGCTGGCCGCTGCTCCGCCTGGAGATTCTCCATCGGATCGGCCGCCTGGAGCCGGGCGAGCCGATCGTCTTCGTCGGCACCGCCAGCGCCCACCGCCAGGCGGCCTTCGACGCCTGCGCGTTCGTCATGGACTACCTGAAGACCCGCGCGCCGTTTTGGAAGAAGGAGGACACCGGCGAGGGGCCGCGCTGGGTCGAGGGCCGCGACAGCGACCAGGAAGCGGCGCGGCGCTGGTAGGGCGAAGGCAACCCGCCAGACGAGGCAAGGGCCTGCACCGAAATCGGCGGGTTACACCCGCCCTACGGGGTCGCCCAGACTGGTAGGGTGGATGGCCGAAGCCATCCACCACGGTGGACAAGCCTGCGGCGTTGTCCACCCTACGGGTTCGGCCAGGCGTCAGGAGCGGCGCGGCACCGCCTGGAGCAGCTCGGCGGGCGGGATCTCGCAGTCGATCTTGCGGCCGAGCAGCGCCTCGATCGGCGGCAGGGCGAAGGCGTCGTCCTCGCCGGCGAAGCTGATCGAGGTGCCGCTCGAGCCGGCCCGGCCGGTGCGACCGATGCGGTGCACGTAGTCGTCCGGATCTTCCGGCAGGGTGTAGTTGATCACGTGGCTGACAGCCTCGACGTGGATGCCGCGGCCGGCCACGTCGGTGGCCACCAGCACGCGGATCCTGCCCTCGCGAAAGCCCTCGAGGACCTTGATGCGCTTGTGCTGCGGCACGTCGCCGGACATCTGCGCGGCGCTGACGCCGTCCCTGGTCAGGCGCTCCTCGATGCGCCGCACTTCGTCCTTGCGGTTGGCGAACACCATCACCCGCTCCCAGTTGTTGCGGGTCACCAGGTTGTACAAGAGCTTGTACTTGTCGCTGCCGGCCACCGCGTAGACGTGCTGCTCGACGGTGTCGCTGGCGACCTGCTCCGGCTCGATCTCGACGATGGCCGGATCGACCGTCCACTGCTTGGCCAGATTCATCACGTCCTCGGTGAAGGTCGCCGAGAACAGCAGGGTCTGCCGCTCGCCCTTGTACGGGGTCTGGCGGATGATCTGTCGCACCTGCGGGATGAAGCCCATGTCGAGCATGCGGTCGGCCTCGTCCAGCACCATCACCTCGACCATGTCCAGGTGCACCTCGCCGCGCTGGTTGAAGTCCAGCAGGCGGCCGGGGGTGGCCACCAGGATGTCGCAGAACTTCTCCTCCAGCTGCTTGAGCTGCTTGTCGAAGTCCATGCCGCCGACGAAGCTCATCACGTTGAGACCGGTGTAGCGGGTCAGCGCCAGGGCGTCCTTGGCGATCTGCACCACCAGCTCGCGGGTCGGCGCGATGATCAGCGCGCGCGGCTCGCCCATGTAGCGCTCCTTGGGCGGCGGAGTCTGCAGCAGCTGGCTGATGATCGAGACCAGGAAGGCGGCGGTCTTGCCGGTGCCGGTCTGGGCGCGGCCGATGGCGTCCCGGCCCTTGAGGGTGTAGCCGAGCACCTGGGCCTGGATCGGCGTGCAGTAGGGAAAGCCGACGTCGTGGATGGCGTGCATCAGCCGCGGGTCGAGGTCGAAGTCGTGGAAGCGGGTCTTGCCCGGTATGGGTTCGACCACGAAATCCTCCAGGCGCCATTCCGCCGCCGGCTTGCTCGGCGGCGGCTCGCGGCGCGGCCGCTCGGCCCGCGGCTTGCCGGCGCTCTTGCGCTCGCTGGCGGGCTTCTCGGAAAAGGGCTTCTTGCCGGCGGGCCTGGTTTCTGCGCGGGGGGGCTTGGCTTTCTGCCGGGGCGGCTTGGCTGGGGTGGCGGGCGTGGTGGAGCGGGGGGCGGGGGCAGGCGTGTCGACGACGACAGACGGTTGCGCCTGTTCGCCCATGCCTAGAAGTTTCTTGAGTGCCTTGAGCACGGTTATCTCGTCGATGGATGAGGAATGGATTGCCGTCAGTGTAAAGCAAGAGGTCAGTCGGGCGAAGGGTCGGTGGGGCCGAGACGCAGCGGTACGTCGGCTGGAGCCCGCTCGTCGCTCCATTCCTTGTCCGGTCGGCCTGCCGCTGCCAGGGCCTCGGTAGCCGTGGACAAGGACCATGAAGTGAAGCTCCGCCGATGTCGAAACCACAGGCCCGTAGTCCCGGACTCAGTCTTGGCGGACGGGTCATCCGGCGTAGACAGTGGCCAATGACAGGCTCTTGAAAACGACGCCGTGCCATCCGAGGCCGGAATCGCGATTGCCGGAGAAAGGCATCCGTTCGGGCCGCGCTTCCGGTTATGCCGATTCGGCTCTCAGCCGCCCCCTATGCCCTCGATCACCCTGCCGGTTCCGCCGCATTCCGGACAGGGTTTGCCGTCCTGCTGACCGGTGCCCCGGCAGGCCCGGCAAAGATTCTCACCGGTACCGGGCGTGCCCGGCGTGGCCGCATCGCCAGGGTTGAGATGTGTATCGGGAGCATCGGGCGCGGTCATGGCCGTCTCCTTGGTGGCTGCAGGCTGTGCCGGTTTGGACCCGGCACCGGCGTCGTGGTGCCGGGCATTCGTCCGCTGCAGCCGCCCGGGTTTGACCGGCCCGGCCAGTGCTCGTCAGTAAAGTTCGCCTTGCAGAGGCAGGCGCTTCTTCGACTGCTGCGGCACAGGCGGCTCG from Azotobacter salinestris carries:
- the moaE gene encoding molybdopterin synthase catalytic subunit MoaE produces the protein MGIRVQAGAFDPGAELNALHAANVGVGAVVGFVGYVRDFNEGREVGGMFLEHYPGMTEKALGKIADEAAQRWPLLRLEILHRIGRLEPGEPIVFVGTASAHRQAAFDACAFVMDYLKTRAPFWKKEDTGEGPRWVEGRDSDQEAARRW
- the rhlB gene encoding ATP-dependent RNA helicase RhlB, with protein sequence MLKALKKLLGMGEQAQPSVVVDTPAPAPRSTTPATPAKPPRQKAKPPRAETRPAGKKPFSEKPASERKSAGKPRAERPRREPPPSKPAAEWRLEDFVVEPIPGKTRFHDFDLDPRLMHAIHDVGFPYCTPIQAQVLGYTLKGRDAIGRAQTGTGKTAAFLVSIISQLLQTPPPKERYMGEPRALIIAPTRELVVQIAKDALALTRYTGLNVMSFVGGMDFDKQLKQLEEKFCDILVATPGRLLDFNQRGEVHLDMVEVMVLDEADRMLDMGFIPQVRQIIRQTPYKGERQTLLFSATFTEDVMNLAKQWTVDPAIVEIEPEQVASDTVEQHVYAVAGSDKYKLLYNLVTRNNWERVMVFANRKDEVRRIEERLTRDGVSAAQMSGDVPQHKRIKVLEGFREGRIRVLVATDVAGRGIHVEAVSHVINYTLPEDPDDYVHRIGRTGRAGSSGTSISFAGEDDAFALPPIEALLGRKIDCEIPPAELLQAVPRRS